ACCGGAACCTCCTTTCAAAAATCCTAAGTCGGCGCCCAGGTGTGCCTGTTCTACGTTGTTTACATACATATTCACGTATCCCCTGTCATGTGGACTAACCGTTGCTACCCATGCAGCTTTTCTTTGTGCCAGCTCCTGATCATCTACCTGTAAATTCAATACTCTGCCCTGAACATCCAGTTCAATGATGTCGCCATCTTTTACCAGCGCCAATGTACCACCGGCAGCGGCTTCCGGCGAAACATGCAATACAACGGTACCAAAACCTGTTCCGCTCATCCTGCCATCAGAGATCCGGATCATATCCGTAATACCTTTTGCCAGCACTTTTTTGGGCAGGCTCATATTCCCCACTTCCGGCATACCGGGATATCCTTTTGGTCCAACATTTTTTAATACCAGGATACTGTTTTCATCCACCGGCAATTCGGGGTCATCTATTCTTTTCTTATAATCTTCAATATCTTCAAACACCACTGCTTTGCCGGTATGCTGCATCAGGTGCGGGCTGGCGGCAGAGGGTTTGATAATAGCGCCTGCTTCGCACAGGTTTCCTTTGAGAACTACGATGCCGGATTGCTGATTGAACGGTTCATCAAAAGCAGCGATCACTTCCCGGTTGATAGCCGATGCCCGCTGAATGTTTTCCAGGATCGTTTTACCATTTACCGTCATGAGGTCTGTATCCAGGTATTCCGTCAATTCCTTCATGACAGCAGGTAAGCCGCCGGCATAATAAAGATCTTCCATAAAGTATTTTCCGGAAGGCTGGAGGTTTACGATCAGCGGGATGGCGGCAGATAGCCTGTCAAAATCAAGGATGTCCAGCGGTACGCCGATCCTTCCGGCGATAGCCGTGAGGTGAAT
The Chitinophaga sp. MM2321 DNA segment above includes these coding regions:
- a CDS encoding IlvD/Edd family dehydratase, with the protein product MQGSLRSQQWFGKEGKDGFIYRAWMKNQGIPSDEFKGKPVIGICNTWSELTPCNAHFRELAESVKRGILEAGGFPVEFPVMSLGETLMKPTTMLFRNLVSMDVEESIRANPLDGVVLLCGCDKTTPSLVMGACSVNLPTIVVSGGAMLTGKYNGRDIGTSDIWRFAADLRSGAMTEEDLNIAESGMCRSRGHCAVMGTASSMACMVEALGLSLPGNAAIPAADANRKVLAQLSGRRIVDMVREDVKLSDILTRKAFDNAIKVNAAVGGSTNFVIHLTAIAGRIGVPLDILDFDRLSAAIPLIVNLQPSGKYFMEDLYYAGGLPAVMKELTEYLDTDLMTVNGKTILENIQRASAINREVIAAFDEPFNQQSGIVVLKGNLCEAGAIIKPSAASPHLMQHTGKAVVFEDIEDYKKRIDDPELPVDENSILVLKNVGPKGYPGMPEVGNMSLPKKVLAKGITDMIRISDGRMSGTGFGTVVLHVSPEAAAGGTLALVKDGDIIELDVQGRVLNLQVDDQELAQRKAAWVATVSPHDRGYVNMYVNNVEQAHLGADLGFLKGGSGSQVLRDSH